The Aethina tumida isolate Nest 87 chromosome 5, icAetTumi1.1, whole genome shotgun sequence genomic sequence ACGAATCTTGCAAGTATCCTATTTCGTGCctttattgacattattatattgCACAACCCCgtcattaatttgattaaatggtGGCAGTGTGTGTGTGGGAAAATTTCATAACAGCTAAATGACTGGCGCAACTTTTTCCGATGCTGGAAATTTAACTGTAATAATGCCCCCCAATTGCACCTTGTTTAAGTCATGGgatgtttgttaaaatatgataaaaatatcataaataacgAACATTATCTTAAAACTTATCTCACtaaaaagagaaaataaaaattttctagatataaataaagatatctgAGATTCTCTGACTTTTATCTTAACgaaagataatatttaaataaaactactgaACCTAAAACAAAAGAGAGTAAAATAAGTTGgacaataaagtatttaatttatttattttcatctcaAACATATTGTCaccaagataattttattgttgttgttgtattaaattataatatactttatCAACATCAACATCAACACCAACAACCTGAttgtaaaaatactttttctcTATATCTCCTAAAATAGTTAAAGCCTCACAAtcagacaaattttatttcttgtcaattttaattgaaatttaaataaaatgaataataaaatattttaattattaattttatctcttATCATCAGTGGCATTTCCAGCATACTGTCACTGAGAACTTTTTGTTTAGGGTGTAGAATAATCATGGACTAAGAAACTGATGGatatctttatattaaattttagaaaataataacctAACtgcaaaaatactttttcaaaATAGAAATCGTCTgacttttttcttataaaatatataaagcctcactcatattttaatttttggctattcaatttgaattttaaattaaatagactcAAAgtgaagaataaaatattttgattatcaaatttgtctcttcatttttcgtgaaatacttattgctagttataagtgaatacagGAAAAAATTGCccaattgtaataaaagtctgttagtgtaacgatatatactactttgattataataaacaatcaatttttttagtaaaaatctatttatttaaataaaatgcttaattttaagcagcaaaataacatttatttaataaaatttttagttttctgcagataacttatgatctgtaaaaaatatcaaaaactttttcggaaataaattatagaaaattgaattctttacaaaaaatatcatataaagttgatggttgcgtcagaaaatgagaaaaatgtcaaaattttaaatcaacccaactttaatgttaaatgacttttgaaaaaatgaatacatcaagaaactgtaagagacaatttttgtagagcgataaattttctataaaaatctgttttgatcattttgaaatattatctctaatgagagttaaaaaatttcaaaattcaagagAACAACGTTctcgtgttatttaaacgggaaattaaaatttacgatgcggcacctcttaatattaatattaagagctgcaactttcacaatattttttttaccatttccaacaagattttcgatataaataagaaaaaaaaatttatcgatttttttgaaacagtctagGTTACACTagtcaatcaaaatttatgcACTTTCTTAATATCTTTCAGGGAGATTTTGAATTTGGAatgaaatattactaaaattataaacaacttATTCTTTCCACTctctaaaataaatgtatgactgcataaaattatttttaaagtatcaTGGTatctaaaatgaaataaacataaaagtttAAGGCTTAAGATGGTAATGGCCGGATCTACAAACCTTATATAGCAGTATATTTCTCCAGTATTCTCTATACTCTAGTCATGAATAGTTTATcaagatattataaatatttctaccaATATCTGATGCCTCTggttataaattatctattacctaccttaatttatttatataaatagagataaaagataaaaaggaATTATCTAGATAATAAGTCTCAACTCTTAACATATTTTCGATCATACTAATTAACgaattagttattaaactgtaatatataaaaaaatcaccgtaaataaaaaataaaaacattatccTTATCAGATatgttttgtttcaataaaacagAAACTGATTGTATTAACATAGTATTATCAAGCTAATTCTCTCCTATACTTTTCTCatgcatgtataaaatatgcgcatattaatttaattaaactaaaactcGTTTACCCCGTTTTCGAAAGAAATGCATCCATAATTagcttataaataattacagaatatacatagaaatatatttttaaatatgtcattCAGAATTTTAATGGTATGTTTTGATTGAGCTGTCCCGAAACATCAGACATTAATTGCGAAATTAATGACACGTTATATATATCCCAATTTacggtttaaaaaatatgcaaaatacgGTGAACCAGTTACGTTGGCACATacgaaaaaattattcaaagctGCTCTAAAATTCAGTGAGCCAGTTCACGCATTTATTAGCCAATTTTCAAATCTGTATTACTTCACGACATGTCAGACGATTAAATGTATTTGTCAAATGGGtagaaaaaaaacatatttgtaatttatgatGCCTATCTGTTATTGATTTATGGTGATATATCTATAATAAGTATGTAAATATCAGTAATAAAGCTAGGAAAGTGATTTATCAAGGTTTTATGTGTATGTTTAgctgcaatttaattaatatatattttttttaatttgtaagtaatctacatttaaaaatcaatatataaatatattaaatttttattaaaattttattgtttgaaatttaagacattgatttatttattatagaataagTATTTATCATTTGAATGAGTTTTTCAAATCttatttgtcaaaaatgttctgataattaatattatttatttaggtctgaaaatgagaattttgctatgaaaacaaaatgacaaaaaataatttattttcgtttattaAACAGCATATAAACAGTTTTGATaagattattactattatatttattccacAAACATTTGTAAATCGTTAAGAACTGTCAACTTGTAGTACATCGTCTACAGCCACCAAAATATCATATCTTTTACTAACATATTCTGAGCCAAACCATCCATACTTTAAAACCCCTTCACCCTTCTTCACACCACCAACCACAACATTTCCATCGTGATAACACTTTCCGACATACAAATCCTCTCCATCTTCATCGTGTCCACCAATAAAACAATTCGAGGGAATTATATTACCATAGCAATTGACCCATTTCATCTGTGAATAACATAACATCTCAATGTATTTAACTCTGTGTTCTTCACCGGCCCAAGTTGCAAAAGATCCTATGTTGTTTACATGTTTCCCAGGGTACAAACCACCATTTAATCGAACTCTGATGATATAAACGTCATTACCTATACTTGTACCATCAACTTTAAAAGCTCCAGGAAGAAGACGATTTGTTTCAATCCAACAACCGATGTTTGGAGAAACTAGTGGTGCttaaaacagattttaaataaattaatattaattcttaattatgaACGTTGTCATTTTTATGATCTCCAGTCATATTACTCAAATATCTACAGcagtgtattaaatttattttaacttttatatattgaaaggaaaataaacaacattccaTTTATTGCACATACATGTACATGTCACTTTTtagtagttatttaattttcaattaaaatatagatactTACCTTTTGTCATGATGATTTGAATGCACaacttaaactaaaataaaaaaacaattagtttatat encodes the following:
- the LOC109603789 gene encoding uncharacterized protein LOC109603789; translation: MTKAPLVSPNIGCWIETNRLLPGAFKVDGTSIGNDVYIIRVRLNGGLYPGKHVNNIGSFATWAGEEHRVKYIEMLCYSQMKWVNCYGNIIPSNCFIGGHDEDGEDLYVGKCYHDGNVVVGGVKKGEGVLKYGWFGSEYVSKRYDILVAVDDVLQVDSS